From one bacterium genomic stretch:
- a CDS encoding secondary thiamine-phosphate synthase enzyme YjbQ → MIERELASEARTDFIDATPLVAAAIAELGIGNGAVLVFNPHTTAGVTINEGADPDVVRDMTGALDRLVPWQDAYRHAEGNAAAHIKATLVGSSVTVPVRRGRPLLGTWQKIWFCEFDGPRRRRLWITGLG, encoded by the coding sequence ATGATCGAGAGGGAACTGGCCAGCGAGGCGCGCACCGACTTCATCGACGCCACGCCTCTCGTGGCGGCGGCCATCGCCGAGCTGGGCATCGGGAACGGTGCCGTCCTGGTCTTCAACCCCCACACCACGGCCGGCGTGACGATCAACGAGGGCGCCGATCCCGACGTGGTCCGCGACATGACCGGCGCCCTGGACCGCCTCGTCCCGTGGCAGGACGCCTACCGCCATGCCGAGGGCAACGCCGCCGCCCACATCAAGGCGACCCTCGTGGGCAGCTCGGTCACGGTGCCCGTGCGCCGCGGTCGCCCCCTGCTGGGCACCTGGCAGAAGATCTGGTTCTGCGAGTTCGACGGCCCGCGGCGGCGGCGGCTGTGGATCACGGGGTTGGGCTGA
- a CDS encoding carbonic anhydrase, whose amino-acid sequence MDKLFQGVLRFQREDFSRHHELFSRLGRRQQPHTLFVGCSDSRVVPTLITNTDPGELFLVRNVANIVPPWAESDQDASTAAAISYAVQVLAVGTIVVCGHSNCGGCAALHMTPAELEGLPAVSRWLQHSAEVPGRVARLSAEAGNSDAADREWLTEQINVLVQMRHLLTYPFIAERVRAGTLSVQGWYYVIDSGEVLVYDDARGNFEKVKA is encoded by the coding sequence ATGGACAAGCTCTTCCAGGGAGTGCTGCGCTTCCAGCGCGAGGACTTCTCCCGCCATCACGAACTCTTCTCCCGTCTCGGCCGGCGCCAGCAGCCCCACACGCTCTTCGTGGGATGCTCCGACTCGCGCGTGGTGCCGACGCTGATCACCAACACCGATCCCGGCGAGCTCTTCCTCGTGCGGAACGTGGCGAACATCGTCCCGCCCTGGGCCGAGTCCGACCAGGACGCGTCCACGGCGGCGGCCATCTCGTACGCGGTGCAGGTGCTCGCGGTGGGGACGATCGTGGTCTGCGGCCATTCGAACTGCGGGGGGTGCGCCGCCCTGCACATGACGCCCGCCGAACTCGAGGGCCTGCCGGCGGTCAGCCGCTGGCTCCAGCACAGCGCCGAGGTGCCCGGCCGCGTGGCCCGCCTCAGCGCCGAGGCCGGCAACAGCGACGCGGCCGATCGGGAATGGCTCACCGAGCAGATCAACGTGCTGGTGCAGATGCGCCACCTGCTGACCTACCCCTTCATCGCCGAGCGGGTCCGCGCCGGGACGCTCAGCGTGCAGGGCTGGTACTACGTCATCGACTCGGGCGAGGTCCTCGTCTACGACGACGCCCGGGGCAATTTCGAGAAGGTGAAGGCATGA
- a CDS encoding PAS domain S-box protein — protein sequence MCPAENHPPCQALGVMDAMERITRAISGGDAGNGQVGAVLDVMLDVFDADRAWLLAEREGEPEVWDALAERTRSAWPGVLAAAAELRADAFHRDLIAAARRTGRPVAALRPDRQSPVAEQFTIRSELMTVVSPHGRPALLVGLHHCRRACRYDDVEGLFFVVASRLADALATQWALAARRQSEERFRILVEHAPEAIVILDATSGLFVDANEGASRLFGVARDELIDRAGPADFSPVQQPDGRPSPAAAMEWIGRAVAGEAPTFEWTHRSRQGQDIPCEISLVRLPDSERTLVRGTMVDITQRKRAEREKARLEAQLVQAQKLEAVGQLTGGVAHDFNNLLTVIVGNVELAQQFPGDTDLVTESLQQVAAAAERASALTSRLLAFSRKQPLRPRSLDMGDVLRGMDDMLRRTLGEHIELEIVLAGGLWRCEADPSQLENAILNLCVNARDAMPEGGALTIDAGNASLDDDYARAQREVTPGQYVLVAVSDSGTGMSEAVQANIFEPFFTTKDVGKGSGLGLSMVYGFVKQSGGHVKVYSEPGEGTTVKLYLPRASADTPAPRAVRPDAGLPRGGGETILVVEDAADVRQLARQLLERLGYRVREADRAVAALEILAGDAAIDLLFTDVVLPGGLNGVELATEAQRLRPGLAVLYTSGYTANAIIHNGRLDRGVRLVQKPFTRDTLGRRVREALDEGAAGPG from the coding sequence GTGTGTCCCGCAGAGAACCATCCGCCCTGCCAGGCCCTCGGCGTCATGGACGCCATGGAACGGATCACCCGCGCCATCTCGGGCGGCGATGCGGGGAACGGCCAGGTGGGCGCCGTCCTCGACGTCATGCTGGACGTCTTCGATGCCGACCGGGCCTGGCTGCTCGCCGAGCGCGAGGGGGAGCCCGAGGTGTGGGACGCGCTGGCGGAGCGCACGCGCTCGGCCTGGCCGGGCGTGCTGGCTGCGGCGGCCGAGCTGCGCGCCGACGCCTTCCATCGCGACCTGATCGCGGCCGCCCGGCGCACCGGCCGGCCGGTGGCCGCCCTCCGGCCCGACCGCCAGAGCCCCGTCGCCGAGCAGTTCACCATCCGTTCGGAACTGATGACCGTCGTCTCGCCCCACGGGCGCCCCGCGCTCCTGGTGGGCCTGCACCACTGCCGCCGCGCCTGCCGCTACGACGACGTCGAAGGCCTCTTCTTCGTCGTCGCCTCCCGACTCGCCGACGCCCTGGCGACCCAGTGGGCCCTCGCCGCGCGGCGCCAGAGCGAGGAGCGGTTCCGGATCCTGGTCGAGCACGCCCCCGAAGCGATCGTGATCCTCGACGCGACGTCCGGCCTGTTCGTGGACGCGAACGAAGGGGCCTCGCGCCTGTTCGGCGTCGCGCGCGACGAGCTGATCGACCGGGCCGGCCCCGCCGACTTCAGCCCGGTGCAGCAGCCGGACGGGAGGCCCTCGCCCGCGGCGGCCATGGAGTGGATCGGCCGCGCGGTGGCCGGCGAGGCGCCCACCTTCGAATGGACCCACCGCTCGCGGCAGGGGCAGGACATTCCCTGCGAGATCAGCCTCGTGCGGCTGCCCGATTCCGAGCGGACGCTCGTGCGCGGCACCATGGTCGACATCACCCAGCGCAAGCGGGCCGAGCGCGAAAAGGCCCGGCTCGAGGCCCAGCTCGTCCAGGCGCAGAAGCTCGAAGCGGTCGGGCAGTTGACCGGTGGCGTCGCCCACGACTTCAACAACCTGCTGACGGTGATCGTCGGCAACGTCGAACTGGCCCAGCAGTTTCCCGGGGACACGGACCTCGTGACCGAGTCCCTGCAGCAGGTGGCGGCGGCCGCGGAGCGGGCCAGCGCCCTCACGAGCCGCCTGCTGGCCTTCTCCCGCAAGCAGCCGCTGCGTCCCCGCTCCCTCGACATGGGAGACGTGCTGCGCGGCATGGACGACATGCTGCGCCGCACCCTCGGCGAGCACATCGAGCTGGAGATCGTCCTGGCGGGCGGCCTCTGGCGCTGCGAGGCCGACCCCTCCCAGCTCGAGAACGCGATCCTGAACCTGTGCGTCAACGCCCGGGACGCCATGCCCGAAGGGGGCGCCCTGACCATCGACGCCGGCAACGCCTCCCTCGACGACGACTACGCGCGGGCCCAGCGCGAGGTCACCCCGGGACAGTACGTGCTGGTCGCGGTCTCGGACAGCGGCACGGGCATGAGCGAGGCGGTCCAGGCCAACATCTTCGAGCCCTTCTTCACCACCAAGGACGTGGGCAAGGGCAGCGGGCTGGGCCTGTCGATGGTGTACGGGTTCGTCAAGCAGTCGGGGGGGCACGTCAAGGTTTACAGCGAGCCCGGCGAGGGGACGACGGTGAAGCTCTACCTGCCGCGGGCCTCGGCCGACACGCCGGCGCCGCGGGCCGTGCGGCCCGACGCCGGTCTGCCCCGGGGCGGCGGCGAGACGATCCTCGTGGTCGAGGATGCGGCCGACGTGCGCCAGCTGGCGCGCCAGCTCCTCGAGCGGCTCGGCTACCGCGTTCGCGAGGCCGACCGCGCGGTGGCCGCGCTGGAGATCCTCGCCGGCGACGCGGCGATCGACCTGCTCTTCACGGACGTGGTGCTGCCGGGCGGACTGAACGGCGTCGAACTGGCCACCGAGGCGCAGCGTCTGCGCCCCGGCTTGGCGGTCCTGTACACCTCGGGCTACACTGCCAATGCGATCATCCACAACGGACGGCTGGACCGCGGTGTGCGGCTCGTCCAGAAACCCTTCACCCGCGACACCCTCGGCCGGCGGGTCCGCGAGGCCCTGGACGAGGGCGCGGCGGGTCCCGGCTAG
- the glnA gene encoding type I glutamate--ammonia ligase, which produces MSDAALSRVRALIDAHHAEFIDLKMLDLAGRLHHISFPCDRLTADVCRDGIGFDGSSYGFLKVENSDMVLVPDLATAAVDPFRRRPTVTMFAAAHLTDEARTPFPQDGRAVARKAEQALRDAGVADSSQWGPEYEFHIFDAAEFGNTANESFYGVTSGERFFQNAYHACNPHDRYADFRDEVCGVMRDFGIPVRYHHHEVGAQGQQEIEGWFADLPTTGDHAVLTKYILANLAERHELKVTFMPKPLYENAGSGWHLHQFLTRGGRNVFDDPQGYAHLSQTALYYIGGILTHADSLCAFTNPSTNSYKRLVPGFEAPTVRTFGRSNRGAAIRIPSYVTDGELRRIEYRPPDLTANPYLCGAAILMAGLDGVINRIDPIRAGYAPEDAPSDTSRQEDFLPRSLADALDALERDHQYLLRGDAFPESLIRRWLEVKHAEIAAINTRPHPYEFTMYFDF; this is translated from the coding sequence ATGTCCGACGCCGCCCTTTCCCGCGTGCGCGCCCTCATCGACGCCCACCACGCCGAGTTCATCGACCTGAAGATGCTCGACCTCGCCGGTCGGCTGCACCACATCAGCTTCCCCTGTGATCGCCTGACCGCCGACGTGTGCCGGGACGGCATCGGCTTCGACGGCTCGAGCTACGGCTTCCTGAAGGTGGAGAACAGCGACATGGTCCTGGTGCCGGATCTGGCGACGGCGGCCGTGGACCCGTTCCGACGCCGCCCCACGGTGACGATGTTCGCCGCGGCCCACCTGACCGACGAGGCGCGGACGCCCTTCCCGCAGGACGGCCGTGCCGTGGCGCGCAAGGCCGAGCAGGCGCTGCGCGACGCCGGCGTGGCCGACTCGTCCCAGTGGGGGCCCGAATACGAGTTCCACATCTTCGACGCGGCCGAGTTCGGCAACACGGCCAACGAGAGCTTCTACGGCGTGACGAGCGGCGAGCGCTTCTTCCAGAACGCCTACCACGCCTGCAATCCCCACGACCGCTACGCCGACTTCCGCGACGAGGTGTGCGGCGTCATGCGCGACTTCGGCATCCCGGTGCGCTACCACCACCACGAGGTGGGGGCCCAGGGCCAGCAGGAGATCGAGGGCTGGTTCGCCGACCTGCCCACCACCGGCGACCACGCCGTGCTGACCAAGTACATCCTGGCCAACCTGGCCGAGCGCCACGAGCTGAAGGTCACCTTCATGCCCAAGCCCCTGTACGAGAACGCGGGCAGCGGCTGGCACCTGCACCAGTTCCTCACGCGCGGCGGACGCAACGTCTTCGATGATCCGCAGGGCTACGCCCACCTCTCGCAGACGGCCCTCTACTACATCGGGGGCATCCTGACCCACGCCGACTCCCTGTGCGCCTTCACCAACCCGAGCACCAACAGCTACAAGCGCCTGGTGCCCGGCTTCGAGGCGCCGACGGTGCGCACCTTCGGGCGCAGCAACCGCGGGGCGGCGATCCGCATCCCGAGCTACGTGACCGACGGCGAGCTGCGGCGCATCGAGTACCGGCCGCCCGACCTGACGGCCAATCCCTACCTGTGCGGGGCGGCGATCCTGATGGCCGGGCTCGACGGCGTCATCAACCGCATCGACCCGATTAGGGCGGGCTACGCGCCCGAGGACGCCCCGTCGGACACGAGCCGCCAGGAGGATTTCCTGCCGCGCTCCCTCGCCGACGCCCTCGACGCCCTCGAGCGGGACCACCAGTACCTGCTGCGCGGGGACGCCTTCCCCGAGTCGCTGATCCGGCGCTGGCTCGAGGTGAAGCACGCGGAGATCGCGGCCATCAACACGCGGCCGCACCCATACGAGTTCACCATGTATTTCGACTTCTAG
- a CDS encoding (2Fe-2S)-binding protein, which yields MAESPAAGPGPAAITITVDGRPVRCRPDTSVAVALFESGRRELSHSHKYGRPRGLTCARGHCTSCLMRIDGVPNVRTCETRVRDGMTVAVQDTGTFYGGPMQKMLGLGSRWVPVGFYYKWFTRPATVSRFFLERIRPMTGVGRLPDAAASRRALPAAASASPPAAPDLGHVARLVVGGGPSGLRAALAGGGPTLVIDDMPVPGGQRKAALDAVAHADVDLLPRFPGLADARERIQAAVNALNDRPGIRFVGDSKVLAGYQPGGVVVRRPDGVATARCDELVWAAGALDAFGLFPGNDTPGIFGPRALYRIVARDGLDVAGRHALLVGSGPDLWLSAALLHGRGALVKLVVTGGGNQSEVAAAVDLKWPLNTGLRLDEVRGSGPHALRATFVPRRSAPGPKGSHMHLEADFMVLCGAGKPAYDVPFQLGADLVLDPARGGYVPRGSTPDGADFTAPLAGGLNLTWTGGACGRAAAERSAP from the coding sequence TTGGCAGAGAGCCCCGCAGCCGGCCCCGGCCCGGCCGCCATCACCATCACCGTCGACGGCCGCCCCGTGCGCTGCCGTCCCGACACCAGCGTGGCGGTGGCCCTCTTCGAAAGCGGCCGGCGCGAGCTGTCCCACTCCCACAAGTACGGTCGTCCGCGGGGCCTGACCTGCGCCCGCGGCCATTGCACCAGCTGCCTGATGCGGATCGACGGCGTCCCCAACGTGCGCACGTGCGAGACGCGGGTCCGCGACGGCATGACCGTCGCCGTCCAGGACACGGGCACCTTCTATGGCGGCCCCATGCAGAAGATGCTCGGCCTGGGCAGCCGCTGGGTTCCCGTCGGCTTCTACTACAAGTGGTTCACGCGGCCGGCCACGGTCAGCCGCTTCTTCCTCGAGCGCATCCGGCCCATGACCGGCGTGGGGCGTCTGCCCGACGCCGCGGCGTCGCGACGGGCGCTGCCCGCCGCGGCCTCCGCGTCGCCGCCCGCGGCCCCCGACCTCGGCCACGTGGCGCGTCTCGTGGTGGGCGGCGGGCCCAGCGGGCTCCGGGCCGCCCTTGCCGGCGGCGGCCCCACCCTGGTCATCGACGACATGCCGGTGCCCGGCGGCCAGCGCAAGGCCGCCCTCGACGCCGTGGCCCACGCCGACGTCGACCTGCTGCCGCGTTTTCCCGGCCTGGCGGATGCCCGCGAGCGCATCCAGGCCGCCGTCAACGCCCTGAACGACCGCCCCGGGATCCGCTTCGTCGGCGACAGCAAGGTGCTCGCCGGCTACCAGCCGGGGGGCGTGGTCGTGCGTCGGCCGGACGGCGTGGCCACGGCCCGCTGCGACGAACTGGTCTGGGCCGCCGGCGCCCTCGACGCGTTCGGCCTCTTCCCCGGCAACGACACGCCGGGCATCTTCGGCCCGCGCGCCCTTTACCGCATCGTCGCCCGCGACGGTCTGGACGTGGCCGGCCGCCACGCCCTGCTCGTGGGCAGCGGTCCGGACCTGTGGCTCAGCGCCGCCCTGCTGCACGGGCGCGGCGCCCTGGTGAAGCTCGTCGTCACCGGCGGCGGCAACCAGTCCGAGGTCGCCGCCGCGGTCGACCTGAAGTGGCCCCTGAACACCGGCCTGCGTCTCGACGAGGTCCGCGGCTCCGGCCCCCACGCCCTGCGCGCGACCTTCGTGCCCCGGCGCAGCGCCCCCGGGCCGAAGGGCAGCCACATGCATCTCGAAGCCGACTTCATGGTGCTCTGCGGCGCCGGCAAGCCCGCCTACGACGTGCCGTTCCAGCTGGGCGCCGACCTCGTGCTCGACCCGGCCCGCGGCGGCTACGTGCCCCGCGGCAGCACCCCCGACGGCGCCGACTTCACCGCCCCGCTGGCGGGCGGGCTGAACCTGACCTGGACCGGCGGCGCCTGCGGCCGCGCCGCCGCCGAGAGGAGCGCCCCGTGA
- a CDS encoding (2Fe-2S)-binding protein — MFLCCCEDVTLREWRQAYGEGFSEMESLKRYTGLGTGFCQGKRCLSEAAAELAALRGAEPATIRLTTIRPPAEPLTFAELAALDLDAPGAVPRADGRAALPAPTAPEEES; from the coding sequence ATCTTCCTCTGCTGCTGCGAGGACGTCACCCTGCGCGAGTGGCGGCAGGCCTACGGAGAGGGCTTCAGCGAGATGGAGTCGCTGAAGCGCTACACCGGCCTGGGCACGGGCTTCTGCCAGGGCAAGCGCTGCCTGTCCGAGGCGGCGGCCGAGTTGGCGGCCCTGCGCGGCGCCGAGCCGGCGACCATCCGGCTGACGACCATCCGGCCGCCGGCCGAGCCCCTGACCTTCGCCGAACTGGCCGCCCTGGACCTCGACGCGCCGGGCGCCGTGCCGCGGGCCGACGGCCGCGCCGCGCTGCCCGCTCCGACCGCCCCGGAGGAGGAGTCATGA
- a CDS encoding FAD-binding oxidoreductase, with amino-acid sequence MIPLSRGPVPATADAVVIGGGINGLAVAYELAGRGLKNIVVLESRYIGSGSTGRCGGGIRAQWTTKENIRLAQESVAMYENMSAELGYQVFFRQGGYLMITENEKDLPALRDAVALQNSCGVPTEFLPPSDCRKIVPDLDVSRLVGATFCPKDGTAYPFAVVWGYARACHRRGVRIFIRTTVKEMLAQDGRMRGVVTDRGVIHAPVVVNSAGPWARHLAAQVGVSLPNRQERHEIMVSESLKPFLDPMVISITNGIYFSQSLRGEIVGGIGDPHEPHWTDPAEFDTRSQLVFAVRFARALTALYPRAAQVRMMRQWAGMYDVTPDHRPILGGVPGLEGYHHICGFSGHGFMLGPVTGRRMAEHILTGRPDEIITSLSLDRFERGDLQADAFVVG; translated from the coding sequence ATGATCCCCCTGTCCCGGGGCCCGGTGCCCGCCACCGCCGACGCCGTGGTCATCGGCGGCGGCATCAACGGCCTGGCCGTGGCCTACGAGCTGGCCGGCCGCGGGCTGAAGAACATCGTCGTCCTGGAGAGCCGCTACATCGGCAGCGGCTCGACCGGCCGCTGCGGCGGCGGCATCCGGGCGCAGTGGACGACGAAGGAGAACATCCGGCTGGCCCAGGAAAGCGTCGCCATGTACGAGAACATGTCGGCCGAGCTGGGCTACCAGGTGTTCTTCCGCCAGGGCGGCTACCTGATGATCACCGAGAACGAGAAGGACCTGCCCGCCCTGCGCGACGCGGTGGCCCTGCAGAACAGCTGCGGCGTGCCGACCGAGTTCCTGCCGCCGTCGGACTGCCGGAAGATCGTGCCCGACCTGGACGTCTCGCGCCTCGTGGGCGCCACCTTCTGCCCCAAGGACGGCACCGCCTACCCCTTCGCCGTGGTGTGGGGCTACGCCCGGGCCTGCCACCGGCGGGGCGTGCGCATCTTCATCCGCACGACCGTCAAGGAGATGCTCGCCCAGGACGGCCGCATGCGCGGCGTCGTCACCGACCGCGGCGTGATCCACGCGCCGGTGGTCGTCAACAGCGCCGGCCCCTGGGCCCGCCACCTCGCGGCCCAGGTCGGCGTCAGCCTGCCCAACCGGCAGGAGCGCCACGAGATCATGGTGAGCGAGTCGCTCAAGCCGTTCCTCGACCCCATGGTCATCTCGATCACCAACGGCATCTACTTCAGCCAGAGCCTGCGCGGCGAGATCGTCGGCGGCATCGGCGACCCGCACGAGCCCCACTGGACCGACCCGGCCGAGTTCGACACCCGCAGCCAGCTCGTCTTCGCGGTGCGCTTCGCCCGCGCGCTGACGGCATTGTACCCGCGGGCGGCCCAGGTCCGCATGATGCGGCAGTGGGCCGGCATGTACGACGTCACGCCGGACCACCGTCCCATCCTCGGCGGCGTGCCCGGCCTCGAAGGCTACCACCACATCTGCGGCTTCAGCGGACACGGCTTCATGCTCGGTCCGGTCACGGGCCGGCGCATGGCCGAGCACATCCTGACCGGACGCCCCGACGAGATCATCACGAGCCTGTCGCTGGATCGCTTCGAGCGCGGCGACCTGCAGGCCGACGCCTTCGTGGTGGGCTGA
- a CDS encoding TIGR01777 family oxidoreductase, with product MRIFITGGTGLVGRVLVPQLLNRHDEVVCVSRDADRARRVLPRGTEVVEADPNQEGAWQQVVAGCDAVVNLAGEPVADGLWTRKKKTRLRRSRLAVTENVVRALQQSERARCLVSGSAVGYYGDQGDTALGEGHEPGQDFLARLALEWENAAIQAERDGLRVACIRIGIVLSPDGGALPRLLAPFRLGFGGPLGNGQQYFPWLHIQDLVRIILFTLDNEELAGPINAVVPTPPPQKDFAAALGAALGKPSWLPAPSFAMRLLLGEKAGMILASQRVVPNVLKAHGFRFAFGELDKALADLLPGD from the coding sequence GTGCGCATCTTCATCACCGGGGGCACCGGCCTGGTCGGCCGGGTGCTCGTGCCCCAGCTCCTGAACCGCCACGACGAGGTCGTCTGCGTGTCGCGCGACGCCGACCGGGCCCGCCGGGTCCTGCCCCGGGGCACCGAGGTGGTCGAGGCCGATCCCAACCAGGAGGGCGCATGGCAGCAGGTCGTCGCCGGCTGCGACGCGGTCGTCAACCTGGCCGGCGAGCCGGTGGCCGACGGGCTCTGGACCCGCAAGAAGAAGACCCGCCTGCGCCGCTCCCGCCTGGCCGTCACCGAGAACGTGGTGCGGGCGCTGCAGCAGAGCGAGCGCGCCCGCTGCCTGGTGAGCGGTTCGGCGGTGGGCTACTACGGCGACCAGGGCGACACCGCGCTGGGCGAGGGGCACGAGCCCGGGCAGGATTTCCTCGCCCGCCTGGCCCTCGAGTGGGAGAACGCGGCCATCCAGGCCGAGCGCGACGGCCTGCGCGTGGCCTGCATCCGCATCGGCATCGTCCTGAGCCCGGACGGCGGCGCCCTGCCCCGGCTGCTGGCGCCGTTCCGTCTGGGCTTCGGCGGCCCGCTCGGCAACGGTCAGCAGTACTTCCCCTGGCTGCACATCCAGGACCTCGTGCGCATCATCCTGTTCACCCTCGACAACGAGGAACTGGCCGGACCCATCAACGCGGTGGTGCCCACGCCGCCGCCGCAGAAGGACTTCGCGGCCGCCCTCGGCGCCGCCCTGGGCAAGCCCTCGTGGCTGCCGGCGCCGTCGTTCGCCATGCGGTTGCTGCTGGGGGAGAAGGCCGGCATGATCCTGGCCAGCCAGCGGGTCGTGCCCAACGTGCTGAAGGCCCACGGCTTCCGCTTCGCGTTCGGCGAGCTGGACAAGGCCCTGGCCGACCTGCTGCCCGGCGACTGA
- a CDS encoding enoyl-CoA hydratase/isomerase family protein, translating to MEYQNFDCEIAEGCARIGMIGPGAPQMADLHDEFVDLMLRLQEDNAVRVILFTDGDHAFDLHHELDGAAAARQRDGGLETVAVAEEISRNIVTLMGDSAKPIIAATRGDVRNIGLGFYMAADVRLASRQAAFTCLDMAGGLLPGWGLTHLLPRLIGPGRTMDFLFSRRTVGAEEAWQMGLVDRLLPDATWEEDLDAYVQRLARLPQPGVRLVKLAVQQSGVLDQTSMLSMEWESQQQCWESLETAEGLAALSEGREPDLAVAPHADDED from the coding sequence ATGGAGTACCAGAACTTCGACTGCGAGATCGCCGAGGGCTGCGCCCGCATCGGCATGATCGGACCCGGCGCGCCGCAGATGGCCGACCTCCACGACGAGTTCGTCGACCTGATGCTGCGCCTGCAGGAGGACAACGCCGTGCGCGTGATCCTCTTCACCGACGGCGATCACGCCTTCGACCTGCACCACGAGCTGGACGGCGCCGCGGCGGCCCGGCAGCGCGACGGGGGCCTGGAGACCGTGGCCGTGGCCGAGGAGATCTCCCGCAACATCGTCACGCTCATGGGCGACTCGGCCAAGCCGATCATCGCGGCCACGCGGGGCGATGTGCGCAACATCGGCCTCGGTTTCTACATGGCGGCCGACGTGCGGCTCGCGTCGCGCCAGGCGGCCTTCACCTGCCTGGACATGGCCGGCGGGCTGCTGCCGGGCTGGGGCCTGACCCACCTGCTGCCGCGGCTGATCGGTCCGGGCCGCACCATGGACTTCCTCTTCTCCCGCCGCACCGTCGGCGCCGAGGAGGCCTGGCAGATGGGACTCGTGGACCGCCTCCTGCCCGACGCCACCTGGGAGGAGGACCTCGACGCCTACGTGCAGCGCCTGGCCCGCCTGCCCCAGCCGGGCGTACGCCTGGTGAAGCTCGCGGTGCAGCAGTCGGGCGTGCTCGACCAGACCAGCATGCTCTCGATGGAGTGGGAGTCGCAGCAGCAGTGCTGGGAGTCGCTGGAGACGGCCGAGGGGCTCGCCGCCCTGAGCGAGGGCCGCGAGCCGGACCTGGCGGTCGCCCCCCACGCGGACGACGAGGACTGA